One genomic region from Jilunia laotingensis encodes:
- the rprY gene encoding response regulator transcription factor RprY yields MDEKLRILLCEDDENLGMLLREYLQAKGYSAELYPDGEAGYKAFLKNKYDLCVFDVMMPKKDGFTLAQDVRAVNSEIPIIFLTAKTLKEDILEGFKIGADDYITKPFSMEELTFRIEAILRRVRGKKNKESNIYKIGKFTFDTQKQILAIDGKQTKLTTKESELLGLLCAHANEILQRDFALKTIWIDDNYFNARSMDVYITKLRKHLKEDDSIEIINIHGKGYKLITPEVES; encoded by the coding sequence ATGGACGAGAAACTGCGTATTTTATTGTGCGAGGATGATGAGAATCTTGGCATGCTTTTAAGAGAATATTTACAGGCAAAAGGTTATTCTGCAGAGTTGTATCCTGATGGAGAGGCCGGTTACAAGGCATTCCTGAAGAACAAATACGACTTATGCGTGTTTGACGTAATGATGCCTAAGAAGGATGGTTTTACATTGGCTCAGGACGTTCGTGCGGTCAATTCTGAAATTCCTATTATTTTCCTGACCGCGAAGACTTTGAAAGAGGACATCTTGGAAGGCTTTAAGATCGGTGCGGATGATTACATCACCAAACCATTCAGCATGGAAGAGCTGACTTTCAGAATTGAAGCGATTCTGAGACGTGTCCGTGGGAAGAAGAATAAGGAGAGCAACATCTACAAGATTGGTAAGTTCACTTTCGATACCCAGAAGCAAATCCTCGCTATCGACGGGAAACAAACCAAACTTACCACGAAGGAATCCGAGCTGCTTGGCTTGCTTTGCGCCCATGCAAACGAGATTCTGCAACGCGACTTTGCTCTGAAGACCATCTGGATCGATGACAACTATTTCAATGCACGTAGCATGGATGTGTATATCACCAAGTTGCGTAAGCATTTGAAAGAAGATGATTCTATTGAAATTATCAACATCCACGGAAAGGGATACAAACTGATCACTCCCGAGGTTGAATCATAG
- a CDS encoding MarR family winged helix-turn-helix transcriptional regulator, producing MIEQFNFDIRLIFAILNGKVSAAINRKLYRNFRQGGLEISPEQWTVLIFLWEQDGVTQQELCNATFKDKPSMTRLIDNMERQHLVVRISDKKDRRTNLIHLTKTGKELEEQARIIANRTLMEALQGISVDELRVSQEVLRKIFFNTKD from the coding sequence ATGATAGAACAATTTAACTTTGATATCCGGCTTATCTTTGCCATTTTAAATGGCAAAGTATCCGCGGCCATAAACCGAAAGCTGTACCGTAACTTCCGTCAAGGCGGTTTAGAGATCAGTCCCGAACAATGGACAGTACTGATTTTTCTTTGGGAACAAGATGGCGTGACCCAACAAGAGTTGTGTAATGCAACTTTTAAAGACAAGCCCAGCATGACCCGTTTGATAGACAACATGGAACGGCAACATCTGGTAGTACGCATCTCTGACAAAAAGGACCGTCGCACCAATCTCATACATTTGACCAAAACGGGCAAGGAACTGGAGGAACAAGCCCGCATTATTGCTAACCGTACACTGATGGAAGCCCTTCAGGGAATCAGTGTGGACGAACTCAGAGTCAGTCAGGAAGTATTGAGGAAAATCTTCTTCAATACAAAAGATTGA
- the rpsF gene encoding 30S ribosomal protein S6: MNQYETVFILTPVLSDAQMKEAVEKFKGILQAEGAEIINEENWGLKKLAYPIQKKSTGFYQLIEFNADPTVIDKLEVNFRRDERVIRFLTFKMDKYAAEYAAKRRSVKSSKKED, from the coding sequence ATGAATCAATACGAAACCGTTTTCATTTTAACTCCCGTTTTATCTGATGCTCAGATGAAGGAAGCGGTAGAAAAATTCAAAGGTATCCTTCAGGCTGAAGGTGCTGAGATTATCAATGAAGAAAACTGGGGACTGAAAAAGTTGGCTTATCCTATCCAGAAGAAGTCCACAGGATTTTATCAATTGATCGAGTTCAATGCAGATCCTACTGTAATTGACAAGTTGGAAGTTAATTTCCGTCGTGACGAACGTGTTATCCGTTTCTTGACTTTCAAAATGGATAAGTACGCTGCAGAATATGCTGCAAAAAGAAGAAGTGTTAAATCAAGCAAAAAGGAGGATTAA
- the rpsR gene encoding 30S ribosomal protein S18 — protein sequence MAQQVQSEIRYLTPPSVDVKKKKYCRFKKSGIKYIDYKDPEFLKKFLNEQGKILPRRITGTSLKFQRRIAQAVKRARHLALLPYVTDMMK from the coding sequence ATGGCACAACAAGTTCAATCAGAAATCAGATATTTGACTCCGCCTTCAGTAGACGTTAAGAAGAAGAAATACTGCCGTTTCAAAAAGAGTGGTATTAAGTATATTGACTACAAAGATCCTGAATTCCTGAAGAAATTCCTGAATGAACAGGGTAAAATCCTTCCGCGCCGTATCACCGGTACTTCTTTGAAGTTCCAGCGTCGTATTGCGCAGGCTGTAAAGAGAGCGCGTCACTTGGCATTGTTGCCTTATGTAACTGACATGATGAAATAA